A single genomic interval of Rosistilla ulvae harbors:
- a CDS encoding polysaccharide biosynthesis tyrosine autokinase has protein sequence MQRESAPRLSETEHGSDEFQAADAIHAALRFLRMLRRKKQYIAFSLLVTCALGAFYYLTADKVYEAKAQLLVTQTSPDMLNAGVSSNLNNDALVATHERLIESSVVLGGALDRIRKLDSELKVDLAGVPEEKWKDLLRGKLSASAARRTSIIELSYRSKSTLAARAVLEAVVESYLEFIDTSHKDVSVEIATILKDELREKERNLKAKQEEWVTVSRDAGDLGLRSGSTVVHPLVQRAVKMNDILVAAREKRLKLQASEVAVKHAIQTGGDLRQYLVELEPTIGRELMLNGLGMSPRFAQVADEMEQKLLADRALLQSQAKHLGPVHPTIQMLQQKIADSERYLLEYRAKINAANGPQQEQQLGEMLLSMISEALTETQANEEQLEREYAIAEAEAVKLNGRMTSLQLVENELQRLRNWHDTLLNQIANIDLQTEGGDIRVSVVGEPVASPGAVAPRLRIIGVLSIFAGCAIGIAIAYVTDLLEDRFQSPDELQEQVGVSVIAMIQSLNGSGEAGGQNLHMFTNPKSAESEAFRTLRTSLSLQGSDFSKLAVTSSEPGDGKTTVIANLAVTYATAGKRTLLIDCDLRKPGLTRLFDMRGLGGVSQLLTQADVVAPIWNHEVKGTGIPNLSIIPAGPRPQDPTELFSSSHFGELLAWAEANYDQVLVDCPPVVAASDAAIIGRFVDGLMMVVQPAKNHRKLVIRSVEQLGQLGVQLTGIILNRVDDSVSGGQFGYGYGYGYGYGYGYGDEEQDDTVDALPMQQAPTQPPHRKAA, from the coding sequence GTGCAAAGAGAATCCGCCCCCCGGCTGTCGGAAACCGAACATGGAAGCGACGAGTTTCAGGCGGCCGACGCTATCCATGCGGCCCTGCGTTTCCTGCGGATGCTTCGTCGTAAGAAGCAATACATTGCGTTTTCACTGCTCGTTACATGTGCGTTAGGGGCATTTTACTACCTGACGGCAGACAAGGTTTATGAAGCGAAGGCCCAGCTGTTGGTGACGCAGACCAGCCCCGACATGCTGAACGCTGGCGTCTCATCGAATCTGAACAACGATGCGCTAGTTGCGACCCACGAACGGTTGATTGAGAGTTCGGTTGTTCTCGGCGGTGCGTTGGATCGAATCCGCAAGCTCGATAGCGAGTTGAAGGTCGACCTCGCTGGCGTGCCGGAGGAAAAGTGGAAAGATCTGCTGCGTGGCAAGCTCTCAGCAAGTGCGGCGCGACGGACCAGCATTATTGAGCTTTCTTATCGTTCCAAATCGACGCTTGCCGCGCGGGCTGTTCTCGAAGCCGTGGTGGAATCGTATCTCGAATTTATCGACACCAGTCACAAAGATGTCTCGGTCGAGATCGCCACGATATTGAAAGATGAGTTGCGGGAGAAAGAGCGCAACCTCAAAGCGAAACAAGAAGAATGGGTGACGGTGAGCCGCGACGCGGGAGACCTTGGGTTGCGAAGCGGCAGCACCGTCGTTCACCCGCTGGTCCAACGCGCGGTGAAGATGAACGACATTCTGGTCGCCGCGCGAGAAAAGCGATTGAAGCTTCAGGCATCGGAAGTGGCAGTGAAGCATGCCATTCAAACCGGCGGCGACCTGCGACAATATTTGGTCGAACTGGAACCGACGATTGGTCGCGAGCTGATGCTCAACGGGCTTGGCATGAGTCCACGCTTTGCCCAGGTTGCCGACGAGATGGAGCAGAAACTGCTCGCCGACCGAGCGCTTTTGCAATCCCAAGCAAAGCACTTAGGACCGGTTCATCCAACGATCCAAATGCTGCAACAGAAGATCGCGGATTCGGAGCGTTACCTGTTGGAATACCGAGCGAAAATCAATGCCGCCAACGGACCTCAACAGGAACAACAGCTAGGCGAAATGTTGCTTTCGATGATCAGCGAGGCGCTGACCGAGACGCAGGCAAATGAAGAACAACTGGAGCGGGAGTACGCGATCGCGGAAGCCGAGGCGGTTAAATTGAACGGCCGCATGACCTCATTGCAATTGGTCGAAAATGAGCTGCAACGGCTGCGCAATTGGCACGACACGTTGCTGAATCAAATCGCCAACATCGATCTGCAGACCGAAGGAGGAGACATCCGCGTTTCCGTGGTGGGTGAACCTGTCGCGTCTCCCGGCGCGGTCGCTCCCCGACTAAGAATAATCGGGGTATTAAGTATTTTTGCAGGCTGTGCAATCGGAATCGCGATTGCTTACGTGACGGACCTGCTCGAGGATCGCTTCCAGTCGCCCGACGAACTACAGGAACAGGTCGGCGTTTCGGTGATCGCAATGATCCAGAGTTTGAATGGATCGGGCGAAGCCGGAGGGCAGAACTTGCACATGTTCACGAATCCCAAGAGCGCCGAGAGCGAAGCATTTCGCACTTTGCGTACTTCGTTGTCGTTGCAAGGGAGCGATTTCTCAAAGCTGGCGGTTACAAGTTCCGAACCAGGCGATGGCAAGACAACAGTGATCGCCAACTTGGCAGTTACCTACGCGACAGCAGGAAAGCGAACGCTATTGATCGACTGCGATCTTCGCAAGCCCGGTTTGACCCGGTTATTCGATATGCGGGGCCTCGGCGGCGTTTCGCAACTGCTGACGCAAGCGGATGTTGTTGCACCGATTTGGAACCATGAAGTTAAAGGAACAGGGATTCCCAACCTGTCAATCATTCCCGCCGGTCCACGGCCGCAAGACCCGACCGAATTGTTCTCCAGCTCCCATTTTGGCGAACTGTTGGCCTGGGCCGAAGCCAACTACGACCAAGTGCTTGTCGATTGCCCGCCAGTGGTCGCCGCAAGCGATGCAGCGATCATCGGCCGCTTCGTCGATGGACTGATGATGGTTGTTCAACCTGCCAAGAACCATCGCAAGCTGGTGATTCGGTCGGTCGAGCAATTGGGGCAACTGGGAGTCCAGTTGACAGGTATCATCTTGAACCGTGTGGACGACAGTGTTTCGGGTGGCCAATTCGGATATGGCTACGGCTACGGTTATGGCTACGGCTATGGCTATGGCGACGAAGAGCAAGACGATACGGTCGACGCCCTGCCGATGCAGCAAGCTCCAACGCAACCGCCTCACCGGAAAGCCGCATAG
- the nusB gene encoding transcription antitermination factor NusB, which yields MATRRRAREITLQLLYEYDFGTERTRRDRDQFIETRMRHHQALSDFARSLVGGVMNHRTEIDSLLARHSSNWSISRMAVIDRNILRLGIYEIVFAKTPGRVAINEAIELAKRYGDRKSRGFVNGILDRILSENK from the coding sequence ATGGCAACTCGTCGGCGCGCTCGTGAAATCACGTTGCAACTCTTATATGAATACGACTTCGGAACCGAACGGACGCGCCGTGATCGCGATCAGTTCATCGAGACGCGGATGCGGCACCATCAAGCGCTGTCCGACTTCGCGCGCTCGTTGGTTGGCGGAGTCATGAATCACCGCACCGAAATCGATTCTCTGCTGGCCAGACATTCGTCCAATTGGTCGATCAGCCGAATGGCGGTCATCGATCGAAATATCTTGCGACTGGGGATCTACGAAATCGTCTTTGCGAAAACCCCCGGGCGGGTGGCAATCAACGAAGCGATCGAGCTGGCCAAGCGGTATGGCGATCGCAAGAGTCGCGGTTTCGTCAACGGCATCCTCGATCGAATCCTCAGCGAAAACAAATAG
- a CDS encoding nucleotide sugar dehydrogenase: protein MTNNYDELMQRFEQGNAYVGILGLGYVGLPLIDAFSSAGFRCLGFDVDERKIESLNAQKSYIKHISDAKIAKWYTDADFSATIDASKLAQPDALLICVPTPLDEARDPDLSYVESTARTIAAHLRPGQIVILESTTYPTTTRDVMVPILETSGLKAGVDFYVAYSPEREDPGNPDFSAAGIPKVVGGLDAASRDLACALYNKAVAGTIPVDNCEIAEAAKVLENIYRAVNIALVNELKVLFDSMGIDVWSVINAAKTKPFGFQAFYPGPGLGGHCIPIDPFYLSWLARKQGLSTRFIELAGEVNSSMPTYVINRTSEFLNEIGKPIKGSKICMLGVAYKKDVDDPRESPSFTLMEILLQRGADLTYNDPHVPELPKMRHHDLPEMVSQELTAEFLSQQDCVLIATDHSAYDYDFIVQHSPLIVDTRNATSGVKSGREKIRKA from the coding sequence ATGACAAACAACTATGACGAATTAATGCAGCGGTTCGAGCAAGGCAACGCTTACGTTGGCATCTTGGGGCTCGGATATGTTGGCTTGCCGTTGATCGACGCCTTTTCCTCGGCTGGTTTCCGCTGTCTTGGCTTTGATGTCGACGAGCGAAAAATCGAGTCGCTGAATGCTCAAAAGAGCTACATCAAGCACATCTCCGACGCAAAAATCGCCAAATGGTATACCGACGCCGACTTTAGCGCCACGATTGATGCAAGCAAGCTCGCCCAGCCCGACGCGCTGCTGATCTGTGTCCCCACGCCGTTGGATGAAGCCCGAGATCCCGATCTGTCCTACGTCGAATCGACAGCTCGCACGATCGCCGCGCATCTGCGGCCCGGGCAAATCGTGATCCTGGAAAGCACGACCTACCCGACCACCACCCGCGACGTGATGGTTCCGATCTTGGAAACCTCGGGACTCAAGGCTGGCGTCGACTTTTACGTTGCGTACAGCCCCGAACGCGAAGATCCAGGAAATCCTGACTTCTCCGCTGCGGGAATTCCCAAAGTTGTTGGCGGCCTCGATGCGGCCAGCCGTGATCTGGCGTGTGCCCTCTACAACAAAGCCGTTGCAGGAACGATTCCTGTCGATAATTGCGAGATTGCCGAAGCGGCCAAAGTGCTTGAAAACATCTACCGCGCGGTCAATATCGCCCTGGTCAACGAACTGAAAGTCCTGTTCGACTCGATGGGAATCGACGTCTGGTCGGTGATCAACGCCGCGAAAACGAAGCCCTTCGGTTTCCAAGCCTTTTATCCCGGCCCGGGACTCGGCGGTCACTGCATCCCGATCGATCCGTTTTATCTCAGCTGGCTAGCTCGCAAACAGGGGCTGAGCACTCGTTTCATCGAGTTAGCCGGCGAAGTCAATTCGTCGATGCCAACCTATGTGATCAACCGGACCAGCGAATTCCTGAACGAGATTGGCAAGCCGATCAAGGGGAGCAAGATCTGCATGCTGGGCGTTGCCTACAAAAAGGATGTCGACGATCCCCGCGAAAGCCCTTCCTTCACGCTGATGGAAATCTTGTTGCAGCGCGGCGCCGATCTGACCTACAACGACCCGCATGTTCCTGAGTTGCCCAAGATGCGGCACCACGACCTGCCCGAGATGGTTAGCCAAGAGCTGACCGCCGAATTCTTGAGCCAGCAGGACTGCGTGTTGATCGCGACCGACCACTCGGCCTACGATTACGACTTCATCGTCCAACACTCTCCTCTGATCGTCGACACGCGGAACGCGACTTCAGGAGTGAAGTCGGGGCGTGAAAAGATTCGCAAGGCTTGA
- a CDS encoding redoxin domain-containing protein has translation MFTRPLAPALAGLLAIAVSSLNAQEPAKISAEAEPVLAAFVDQIKSAKAVTAEFKTSEQVYSEGQVVFETKTDYSAASALPNKFALRVRSEEVNVDIVSDGKMLNMLVTPDAYISKDSPATLADLIVEPGMPGGPIIDALLAMTIPSDSARENLLTDVTSVELVKPEGDAKPAGKTLQLNRADDSFVQLTITEDKQPKLAGMSIDMTELIKRANPQVQKTPGFKFVVDVKVEKWEWAEGGSDTFKFEAPKDAKAFASVEALVESMEGGPHPLVGKPAPEFEAPLMDDSTLNLSKHLGKDVVILDFWATWCGPCRLAMPVISEVAEEFKDKGVVLYAINNAESKAEIEAFLKQSKLAITVARDEDSSIAMTYQVTGFPMTVMIGKSGKVENVHLGFQSLENLREQLTTELSVLSKGESLTESKE, from the coding sequence ATGTTTACACGCCCCCTGGCCCCGGCCCTCGCAGGCTTGTTAGCCATTGCCGTCAGCTCACTCAACGCTCAAGAACCGGCCAAAATCTCGGCCGAAGCGGAACCCGTGCTGGCTGCGTTTGTCGATCAGATCAAGTCGGCCAAAGCGGTAACGGCTGAATTCAAGACCAGCGAACAAGTTTACTCCGAGGGCCAAGTTGTCTTCGAAACCAAAACCGATTACTCCGCCGCCTCGGCACTGCCTAACAAGTTTGCTCTGCGTGTCCGCAGCGAAGAGGTCAACGTCGACATCGTTTCCGATGGCAAGATGTTGAACATGCTGGTCACCCCCGACGCCTACATCTCGAAAGACAGCCCCGCCACGCTGGCCGATCTGATCGTCGAACCTGGAATGCCCGGCGGACCGATCATCGACGCCCTGTTGGCGATGACGATCCCCAGCGACTCGGCTCGCGAAAACCTGTTGACCGACGTCACCAGCGTCGAATTGGTCAAACCCGAAGGGGACGCCAAACCAGCTGGCAAGACGCTGCAGCTGAATCGCGCCGATGACAGCTTTGTCCAATTGACGATCACCGAAGACAAGCAACCCAAACTGGCCGGCATGTCGATCGACATGACTGAATTGATCAAGCGAGCCAACCCGCAGGTCCAGAAGACCCCAGGTTTTAAATTCGTCGTCGATGTGAAGGTCGAAAAGTGGGAATGGGCCGAAGGCGGTTCGGACACCTTCAAATTCGAAGCTCCTAAAGACGCCAAGGCCTTCGCTTCGGTCGAAGCTTTGGTCGAATCGATGGAGGGCGGACCGCACCCCTTGGTCGGCAAACCCGCTCCTGAATTCGAAGCGCCGCTGATGGACGACTCGACATTGAATCTGTCCAAGCACCTCGGCAAAGACGTCGTGATCCTCGACTTCTGGGCGACCTGGTGTGGCCCGTGCCGATTGGCGATGCCAGTGATCTCGGAAGTCGCCGAGGAGTTCAAGGACAAAGGCGTCGTGCTGTACGCGATCAACAACGCCGAATCGAAGGCGGAGATCGAAGCCTTCCTGAAGCAATCCAAGCTGGCGATCACCGTCGCTCGCGACGAGGATTCATCGATTGCGATGACCTACCAAGTCACCGGCTTTCCGATGACCGTGATGATCGGCAAGTCGGGGAAGGTTGAAAACGTTCACCTCGGTTTCCAGTCGCTGGAGAACCTGCGCGAGCAATTGACGACCGAACTGTCGGTCCTCTCCAAGGGCG
- a CDS encoding O-antigen ligase family protein — translation MPIRCRSGLLEFLGLLFALAAGVWGIYLAHRVSLQLLALVVLIVGTVFGPVFFAINGPIQFSIDRILWFVMLGLFALRSLRDRTRPIELNRMDWLIVAFVGWLLLSMVISDAPQAGPEPLARWIFYALLPMGMYIVARFARLSRFELRVVQRSFIGLGIYLGLTALAEKAELKSLVFPRFIIDPEYIEFLGRGRGPLLNPTGNGFLLSIGIAAMLLAFQHRSRFARLGYGIAMLAAAGGVFATLTRSVWIAAIAAVSLTQFNRISRGIRIWAVVTSLVLAGGLAIGFGDQILNLKRDKNLSASAAADSIALRPMLAVIAWEMFKERPLTGVGYGHYFAFNQQYAKATEWEMPLRTATSYHQHNVLLSYLVDTGLIGAGLWIIMAIGWGMKAWQISRSSSACPEAQNIGLLMIATLSSYLLNGMFQDVSIIPMLNMYLFYFAGLTVAVDSVDGRLPERNYADRRRAVVDRRAAGAMEMKTVSSR, via the coding sequence GTGCCAATTCGTTGCCGGAGTGGACTGTTGGAATTCTTAGGACTACTGTTTGCCTTAGCCGCTGGAGTGTGGGGGATTTACCTTGCGCACCGCGTCTCGCTGCAACTGTTGGCCCTTGTGGTTTTGATCGTCGGAACCGTTTTCGGTCCCGTTTTTTTCGCCATCAACGGCCCGATCCAATTCAGCATCGATCGGATTTTGTGGTTTGTGATGTTGGGGCTGTTTGCGCTCCGATCGCTCCGGGACCGCACTCGTCCGATCGAATTGAACCGGATGGATTGGTTGATCGTTGCTTTCGTCGGCTGGCTACTGCTGAGTATGGTGATCAGTGACGCCCCCCAAGCGGGACCAGAACCGCTGGCGCGATGGATCTTCTATGCCCTGCTACCGATGGGGATGTACATCGTTGCCCGCTTCGCGCGGCTGTCGCGATTCGAGCTGCGTGTGGTGCAGCGGAGTTTCATCGGACTGGGGATCTATCTGGGGCTGACCGCGTTGGCCGAAAAGGCGGAACTGAAATCGCTTGTCTTCCCTCGCTTTATCATCGACCCCGAATACATCGAATTTTTAGGCCGTGGGCGAGGCCCGTTGTTGAACCCAACGGGGAATGGATTCCTGTTATCGATTGGGATCGCGGCGATGCTATTGGCATTTCAACACCGAAGCCGCTTCGCGCGTCTCGGCTATGGGATCGCGATGTTGGCCGCTGCGGGAGGTGTTTTCGCCACGCTCACACGCAGCGTTTGGATTGCTGCCATCGCTGCGGTTTCGTTGACTCAATTCAATCGCATCTCGCGCGGGATTCGGATCTGGGCGGTGGTCACCTCGTTGGTTCTGGCGGGGGGGCTCGCAATCGGTTTTGGAGACCAGATCTTAAATCTCAAGCGAGATAAGAACCTGTCGGCCAGCGCCGCGGCCGATTCGATCGCCTTGCGGCCGATGTTGGCGGTTATCGCTTGGGAGATGTTCAAGGAACGGCCGCTGACCGGTGTCGGTTATGGGCACTATTTCGCCTTCAACCAACAGTATGCGAAAGCGACGGAGTGGGAGATGCCGCTCCGCACCGCAACGTCGTACCACCAGCACAATGTCCTGCTCTCCTACCTCGTCGACACGGGGCTGATCGGAGCCGGGCTGTGGATCATCATGGCCATCGGTTGGGGAATGAAAGCCTGGCAGATCTCTCGCAGTTCGTCGGCTTGCCCCGAAGCCCAAAACATCGGGCTATTGATGATAGCAACACTCTCCAGCTATCTGCTCAACGGCATGTTCCAGGACGTGTCGATCATCCCGATGCTGAATATGTATCTCTTTTACTTCGCCGGGCTGACCGTAGCGGTCGATTCGGTCGACGGCCGATTGCCCGAGCGAAACTATGCCGACCGCCGCAGAGCCGTCGTGGACCGCCGCGCCGCCGGAGCGATGGAAATGAAAACGGTTTCATCGCGGTAG
- a CDS encoding lipopolysaccharide biosynthesis protein: MAPAISATTPTSSPTLADSSTREPFLADSLAVGLFVSLAMTVVQRGVGFARSIGFCKFLDEETLGQWAMALCFINLITPIFLLGLPGSIVRYVEHFRRRGQLQAFIYRIVFGTAVLTLLAATSMLVFPGRYADLIFRDPNVVQPVFALAACLVTTIIFNFMEHLVSGLRQVRVASLMQFVHSVGFTLLAISWMAIGGGVAGLILTFAAAAMLGCVPAAWVLMRNWSGLQRSDDPLTHRSLARRIAPYAASLWAINLIGNLFDLSDRYMILHFSGGGPSVGQAMVGEYFSARLLPIFLLSLGTLIGGSLMPYLTADWESGRKRRVNLRLRKTLLLLSGAFAFGSAVGMLIAPWMFNHLLDGRYTQALAVMPIAFVFCAWSGLIIVAENYLWCAEKGKLIGVALTLGLLANILLNRLLLPTMGLYGAMFATAIANLVVLLMVLYFMSTQGFVFDRSIGFALILPATLLAGPYFALLAIAAVMATSSHTQRYLGEVLAEFRQHAGKLQSRLANSSLANLFTPRLHS, translated from the coding sequence ATGGCTCCAGCAATTTCCGCTACGACACCCACTTCATCGCCGACACTAGCCGACTCCTCAACGCGGGAGCCTTTCCTAGCCGATTCACTGGCCGTTGGGCTGTTTGTTTCGCTGGCAATGACCGTCGTGCAACGCGGGGTTGGATTTGCTCGCAGCATCGGGTTTTGCAAGTTTCTGGATGAAGAAACGCTTGGCCAGTGGGCGATGGCGTTGTGCTTTATCAATTTGATCACGCCGATCTTTCTGCTCGGTTTGCCCGGGTCGATCGTCCGCTACGTCGAACACTTTCGTCGCCGCGGTCAATTGCAGGCCTTTATCTACCGGATCGTGTTTGGGACCGCCGTGTTGACGCTGCTGGCTGCGACGTCGATGTTGGTCTTCCCAGGGCGATACGCCGATTTGATCTTTCGCGACCCCAACGTCGTCCAGCCGGTCTTTGCCCTGGCCGCCTGTTTGGTGACGACGATCATCTTCAATTTTATGGAACATCTGGTCAGCGGATTGCGGCAGGTCCGCGTCGCGTCGCTGATGCAGTTCGTGCATAGCGTCGGCTTCACCCTGCTGGCGATCAGCTGGATGGCGATTGGTGGCGGTGTCGCGGGCTTGATCCTAACCTTTGCCGCGGCGGCGATGTTGGGATGTGTGCCGGCGGCTTGGGTACTGATGAGGAATTGGTCGGGGCTGCAGCGGTCGGATGACCCGCTGACACATCGTTCCTTGGCGCGGCGGATCGCTCCTTATGCGGCTTCGCTGTGGGCGATCAATCTGATCGGCAACCTGTTCGATTTGTCGGACCGCTACATGATCCTGCACTTTAGCGGCGGTGGGCCCAGCGTCGGGCAAGCGATGGTCGGGGAGTATTTTAGTGCGCGGTTGTTGCCGATCTTTTTGCTCAGCCTGGGGACTTTGATCGGCGGTTCGTTGATGCCTTATCTGACGGCCGACTGGGAATCGGGACGGAAGCGTCGGGTGAACCTGCGGCTTCGCAAAACGCTGTTGTTGCTCTCGGGAGCGTTTGCGTTTGGTTCGGCGGTGGGAATGTTGATCGCCCCGTGGATGTTCAATCATCTATTGGACGGCCGTTATACGCAGGCGCTCGCCGTGATGCCAATCGCGTTCGTCTTCTGCGCCTGGAGCGGGTTGATTATCGTCGCTGAAAACTACCTGTGGTGCGCCGAGAAAGGGAAACTGATCGGCGTTGCGTTGACGCTCGGCTTGCTGGCAAACATTCTGCTCAATCGGCTGCTGTTGCCAACGATGGGCCTGTACGGCGCAATGTTTGCCACGGCGATCGCCAACCTCGTAGTGCTACTGATGGTGCTCTACTTCATGTCGACCCAAGGGTTTGTTTTCGATCGCTCGATCGGCTTCGCCTTGATCCTGCCAGCGACGCTGCTGGCCGGGCCGTATTTTGCGCTGCTGGCGATCGCTGCGGTGATGGCGACCAGTTCGCACACGCAGCGCTACCTGGGGGAAGTGCTGGCTGAATTCCGCCAGCACGCTGGCAAATTGCAGTCGCGTCTGGCGAACTCAAGCCTTGCGAATCTTTTCACGCCCCGACTTCACTCCTGA
- a CDS encoding O-antigen ligase family protein: MAVYLAYSLFFMLLVQRIRRLEDVEWLLRSLAYGTIGLAVLGLAQFLTSNGKFLWFYEHPFRTTDGVVKGPFQNQNHFAHMMALGIGPLLWMLSTAFRGQTKPTKLNQSKRHRRSNFSGKKQRRPVTLEVLVITFGIGLVALAAMLTFSRGGFLAFAAATLVAVGLHHWQNLGEGATLKFAGGIGAMVIAALCIYGYEPLARRLSTLHESQSLAELSHGRRALWDAMLSATQNFWLTGTGIGSHPDVYPVYMAEYYNVEFTHGESGYLPLLMEGGVFAFVLLCCVILLLLFRMLPCLRRVTSIDSQQSLRLAALASPLCAAIVASLVHSTGDFVWYISACMSWTLLVMAAAVWLPSLLQAGSVSGVARSTEGSLAAWLTSLVAIFRWTTQVRINSSGQAITCTICLAMLGFSLTTLLPPARAAKDWNEFRVVTRDADIEQSQRSGREIELLKKTLASDPTHRHAGILLCQAMWRTENNPTLHVLPADPIELTNATQCSAQSLAISAFAHYPLQGNAYAFALPKSSQVDHSKASNSMLEQALRVRKHDAIVHMLRGKQLITSGRLEEGFEHWRFAFNHDPVVQASLIEQLRQIFPASFLIEKLHPEATGLWQMYYAYRAASEERNTQLVASVLIEELALKNTQIDDRETQARNYYSLHSLYRQIGETHQSIEALQNAVKNQPDNYTYRRALAFALYNQKSYEQAAEHFNWCQTRRTDDRQVANASKECVRRQVSRAQNLEAFR, translated from the coding sequence TTGGCGGTCTACCTGGCCTATTCGCTGTTTTTCATGTTGTTGGTCCAGCGGATTCGGAGGCTTGAAGATGTTGAATGGCTGCTCCGTAGCCTGGCCTACGGCACGATTGGCTTGGCTGTCCTTGGACTCGCTCAATTTCTCACCAGCAACGGAAAGTTCCTCTGGTTCTACGAGCACCCATTCCGGACCACCGATGGAGTCGTCAAAGGGCCATTCCAAAATCAAAACCACTTCGCCCACATGATGGCGTTGGGGATTGGGCCGTTGCTGTGGATGCTATCCACCGCGTTTCGTGGGCAGACAAAACCAACAAAACTAAATCAGTCGAAGCGGCATCGCCGCAGCAACTTTTCTGGTAAGAAGCAGCGCCGCCCCGTTACGCTTGAAGTGCTTGTGATCACCTTCGGGATCGGGCTGGTCGCCTTAGCTGCGATGTTGACGTTTTCGCGTGGCGGTTTTTTAGCGTTTGCTGCGGCAACTCTCGTCGCTGTAGGACTGCATCACTGGCAGAACCTTGGGGAGGGTGCGACGCTCAAATTCGCCGGGGGGATTGGCGCGATGGTCATCGCGGCACTTTGCATTTACGGATATGAACCGCTCGCCCGGCGGTTGTCGACGTTGCACGAGTCGCAATCGCTTGCAGAGCTGTCGCATGGACGCCGCGCCCTGTGGGACGCAATGCTTTCCGCCACACAAAACTTCTGGCTGACGGGCACAGGCATCGGTTCCCATCCCGATGTCTATCCGGTTTACATGGCAGAATACTACAATGTCGAATTTACGCATGGCGAAAGCGGCTACCTGCCGTTGTTGATGGAAGGTGGTGTCTTTGCTTTCGTGTTGCTGTGTTGTGTAATCCTGCTACTGTTGTTTCGCATGCTGCCTTGTCTGCGGCGAGTAACATCCATCGATTCCCAACAGTCGCTTCGGTTGGCCGCTTTGGCATCGCCGCTATGTGCTGCGATCGTGGCAAGTCTTGTGCATTCGACTGGCGATTTTGTATGGTACATCTCGGCATGTATGTCGTGGACCCTTCTTGTCATGGCGGCCGCTGTTTGGTTGCCCAGCCTGCTCCAGGCTGGAAGCGTTTCTGGGGTTGCAAGGTCGACCGAAGGCAGTCTGGCGGCGTGGTTAACGTCCCTCGTCGCGATATTTCGATGGACGACGCAAGTCAGGATCAATTCTTCGGGACAAGCGATCACTTGTACGATCTGCCTTGCGATGCTCGGATTCTCGCTGACAACCTTGTTGCCACCAGCGCGTGCTGCAAAGGACTGGAATGAATTTCGTGTTGTGACCCGCGATGCAGATATCGAACAGAGCCAGCGGAGTGGTCGTGAAATCGAATTGCTAAAAAAGACCCTTGCCAGTGATCCCACGCATCGGCACGCAGGTATTTTGCTCTGTCAAGCAATGTGGCGCACGGAAAACAATCCGACGCTGCATGTTTTGCCGGCTGATCCAATCGAGTTAACTAACGCGACACAGTGTTCAGCACAATCACTGGCAATCAGCGCATTCGCGCACTATCCGTTGCAGGGGAACGCCTACGCATTTGCATTGCCAAAAAGTTCGCAGGTCGACCACTCTAAAGCTTCCAATTCGATGCTAGAACAAGCGTTGCGAGTACGGAAGCACGACGCGATTGTTCACATGTTGCGAGGCAAACAACTGATCACCTCAGGGCGATTGGAGGAAGGTTTTGAACATTGGCGATTTGCATTCAATCACGACCCAGTGGTCCAGGCGTCGCTAATCGAACAATTGCGACAGATATTCCCGGCGAGCTTCTTAATCGAAAAGCTACATCCGGAGGCGACCGGCCTATGGCAAATGTATTACGCCTACCGAGCCGCATCGGAAGAAAGAAATACCCAGCTTGTGGCGAGTGTCTTGATTGAAGAGTTGGCACTCAAAAACACACAAATCGATGATCGTGAAACTCAAGCTCGCAACTACTATTCGTTGCACTCTTTGTACCGCCAGATCGGTGAAACACATCAGTCGATTGAAGCACTGCAAAACGCGGTTAAGAATCAGCCTGACAACTATACCTATCGGCGGGCGTTGGCTTTTGCGTTATACAACCAGAAGTCATACGAGCAAGCTGCGGAGCATTTCAACTGGTGTCAGACGCGACGAACGGATGACCGGCAGGTCGCGAATGCATCGAAAGAATGTGTTCGCAGACAAGTCTCACGTGCACAAAACCTGGAAGCCTTTAGGTAG